The Arachis ipaensis cultivar K30076 chromosome B03, Araip1.1, whole genome shotgun sequence region aaataaggcaagttccaACTATTTTTtgctaaatttttttgttatcaaacatttccgtttatttaattactttgtACATCCAACTCATGAATTACTACATTACCTTTATCAAGCACTGGAAGATGCAAAAATTTTCCATCTTGCATGGTGTGAAGTGCATCAACAATCGGTGTATCAACTTTTGCACATTCTGGATTTGGAGTCATGGCCTGTCATTAaatagaagagaaaaaggaaattaaaagaagagaaggacaattatatgattattatatattacatGGTAGGGAAAATGGTCCTAAATATATGTGACTAGATAGATCATGATGTACCTTCTCAACAAGAGTTGTTGATGCAGGAAGGTTTTGTGCTATTACTCGCATCAAGATATCCTTTGAACTGAAATTAGTAGGCATATTATATAGTCCACCAATAAGGTATGAGAATTCAGAGAATAAATAAACTGGCTATAATTAAATACTTACGTGAGGATACCACAAGGTTTGTCATCAACCATGACAACAGCACAACTGACACGAAGTTCAAGCATCTTCTTTGTTGTTGCCAAAACTGTGTCCGTTGGTGAAACTGTTATAACCCTGAAAGGTTCCAGAATCTGCAACATTAACTTGGATTGCCGGTAGGTAATAACTCCAGATTAAaaatacaaacaaataaaagGCCAGGTTATTCAATTCAAACATCTAAAAGTAATTACCTACTTTGATTTCTCAGGAATGATTGTAGACAAAGAAGGCTTGAATATCTGGTCCCGAAGAGTCTCCAAGAATGAGGAATTGGAGCCTGCATTAAGGCATAAATCAAATTAGCATGAAGCAGATACTGGAATAGTTAATTCTGTCCAATGATGAGTTCCCTAATTAATAAGAAATCATAAAACTAATTGATTAATTAATGAAGATACTCTACAAACCAGAAGCAGATGGTCCCCAGTGTTTTTCGATACCTTCAACAGCCGctgcaattgcctttcctttctcaGCTGCCCTTTCAAGACGCGCAATGGCATCATACAAACACTTTGCTATGTCAAGTATGGCAACAACTTCTCCATTTTCCACCACAGGTAAATGCCTGAATTTTCCTGATGGTATATATATACATCGTACAAGATTATATGAAAGACCCTGCAACGTAACGCATGATACTTGCATGAAAAATGAATGTATATATACCAACCTTGAACCATCTTTTGGAGTGCTTCCACAGCAAGAGTATCGGAAAGGACGAATACTGGATTCCTTGTCATAACCTTGGAAACGGGTGTATCTTCAAGATTAACCTCGCGCGCAATAACTCTTgtagctatatccttcatcaagTTATTAGAGGAATGAACTTCATGAATTAATTAAGTTCTTGCATAACAGAATAAGATCCAGAGAGTTTCACGTCGTATATACCTTGTCCGTCAGGATTCCACAGAGCAAAGCATTCGAATCGGTTAGTAAAAGAGAATCGACTTTGCGAGCAGCCATACGACGACATGCTTCAGAAATACTTGTTGAGTCGGGAACTGTCAATGCTCTTGAAAGTCTTAATGACCTCACAGTTCTCTCTCCCCTGTTCCAATCACAAACAATTAGAGAGAACAGGATGAAAAGTGAAAGAACAATTAGAGAGATAGAGAACATACGTGCGTTGAGGAGTAAAGGATTTTCGAATATCAGGGGATGAAAGCTCGGAAGAgaagtttttcttcttcttaggGCGTGAGGGACTGTTGGTCAATGACACACTCCTTCGACCGTGATTTGCCATGTTGGTTGGATGAGCGGTGGCCGGGAAATGATATTCCCGAGGACCAGCCCGCGAAGGAGAAATTAAAACGATTGATTGAGAGGGAAAAGTTGAtgaccaaaaataataacaagacAAAGAGAAAGATGGGAGAGGAGACGTTGAAGGCTATTCCCATGGAGCCAATACGATAAATGACT contains the following coding sequences:
- the LOC107634585 gene encoding CBS domain-containing protein CBSCBSPB1-like isoform X1, whose translation is MANHGRRSVSLTNSPSRPKKKKNFSSELSSPDIRKSFTPQRTGERTVRSLRLSRALTVPDSTSISEACRRMAARKVDSLLLTDSNALLCGILTDKDIATRVIAREVNLEDTPVSKVMTRNPVFVLSDTLAVEALQKMVQGKFRHLPVVENGEVVAILDIAKCLYDAIARLERAAEKGKAIAAAVEGIEKHWGPSASGSNSSFLETLRDQIFKPSLSTIIPEKSKVITVSPTDTVLATTKKMLELRVSCAVVMVDDKPCGILTSKDILMRVIAQNLPASTTLVEKAMTPNPECAKVDTPIVDALHTMQDGKFLHLPVLDKDGTVVAMLDVIHIAHAAIATAGQVGNTANLNTEAADSMIQKFWDSAISLSSPNDDDDDDSRSDSSLKMASEGREIGRTTPFNAASMLQQAFSFKVQDRKGRLHRFTCDTRSLTEVIASISQKVDNDIDPDNNLPQIMYEDEEHDKIVLASDSDLAAAVEHAKAAGLKGLRLHLEYSGQNDNQRSSSKESLLAYTNTSLMWPSTYSVVAAGAVIVAGLSLLAFFRRRCRPSLYQDLNLGSR
- the LOC107634585 gene encoding CBS domain-containing protein CBSCBSPB1-like isoform X2; protein product: MANHGRRSVSLTNSPSRPKKKKNFSSELSSPDIRKSFTPQRTGERTVRSLRLSRALTVPDSTSISEACRRMAARKVDSLLLTDSNALLCGILTDKDIATRVIAREVNLEDTPVSKVMTRNPVFVLSDTLAVEALQKMVQGKFRHLPVVENGEVVAILDIAKCLYDAIARLERAAEKGKAIAAAVEGSNSSFLETLRDQIFKPSLSTIIPEKSKVITVSPTDTVLATTKKMLELRVSCAVVMVDDKPCGILTSKDILMRVIAQNLPASTTLVEKAMTPNPECAKVDTPIVDALHTMQDGKFLHLPVLDKDGTVVAMLDVIHIAHAAIATAGQVGNTANLNTEAADSMIQKFWDSAISLSSPNDDDDDDSRSDSSLKMASEGREIGRTTPFNAASMLQQAFSFKVQDRKGRLHRFTCDTRSLTEVIASISQKVDNDIDPDNNLPQIMYEDEEHDKIVLASDSDLAAAVEHAKAAGLKGLRLHLEYSGQNDNQRSSSKESLLAYTNTSLMWPSTYSVVAAGAVIVAGLSLLAFFRRRCRPSLYQDLNLGSR
- the LOC107634585 gene encoding CBS domain-containing protein CBSCBSPB1-like isoform X3, giving the protein MANHGRRSVSLTNSPSRPKKKKNFSSELSSPDIRKSFTPQRTGERTVRSLRLSRALTVPDSTSISEACRRMAARKVDSLLLTDSNALLCGILTDKDIATRVIAREVNLEDTPVSKVMTRNPVFVLSDTLAVEALQKMVQGKFRHLPVVENGEVVAILDIAKCLYDAIARLERAAEKGKAIAAAVEGIEKHWGPSASGSNSSFLETLRDQIFKPSLSTIIPEKSKVITVSPTDTVLATTKKMLELRVSCAVVMVDDKPCGILTSKDILMRVIAQNLPASTTLVEKAMTPNPECAKVDTPIVDALHTMQDGKFLHLPVLDKDGTVVAMLDVIHIAHAAIATAGQVGNTANLNTEAADSMIQKFWDSAISLSSPNDDDDDDSRSDSSLKMASEGREIGRTTPFNAASMLQQAFSFKVQDRKGRLHRFTCDTRSLTEVIASISQKVDNDIDPDNNLPQIMYEDEEHDKIVLASDSDLAAAVEHAKAAGLKGLRLHLEYSGQNDNQRSSSKESLLAYTNTSLMWPSTYSVVAAGAVIVAGLSLLAFFRRR